The following proteins come from a genomic window of Malus domestica chromosome 02, GDT2T_hap1:
- the LOC103435548 gene encoding disease resistance protein RPV1-like, with amino-acid sequence MTAHEASSSSSSKSKLWKYNVFLSFRGEDTRYGFTSHLHAALKARGYQVFIDEDDLPRGEEIKEKLFCAIEESRISVIIFSKMYADSSWCLDELVKIMECIGKLGRHVLPIFYHVDPSHVRKQDGDLAEAFQKHEKDIREEKDDKKREAKQERLKLWREALTKAANLSGHHLKIAYDGGEAKFIKKIIDENICEWLTNTNELHVAKHIVGINSRVQDIISYLSSGGSNDVLMVGISGMGGLGKTTAAKAIYNQIHPQFECKSFLADVRDATSKHDLVYLQKKLISDILKKKHEISCVDEGIELIRQQFSNRKILVIVDNIDKEDQLDAIVGGHDWFGLGSRIIITTRDERLLLNVNKTFRAKEMNEEEALELFSWHAFKNSCPNQGYLEVSEKIVSYCGGLPLALEVLGSLLIKRSLAEWECQLEKLGRYPYGNIVNRLRTSFEGLDTLEKAIFLDVSCFFIGEDKDYVTKILDRCGFYGTIVISVLRERCLITVEQNKLNMHDLLREMARVIISEKSLGHPGKWSRLWNRQETAEVLRNKSGTEEVEGLALNFPYPWLRSSSMPSFSTEAFANMKKLRFLHLKYVQLNGEYKHLPKELIWLCWEGCPLKSIPDDFFDQPRLVVLDMQYSNLVQVWEGYKLLERLKILNLSLSLSLIKSPDFSQVPNLEELILENCRSLSEIHPSIGQLQKLSLVNLKECEKLSSLPRDFYKLKSVETLLLSYCFEFREVHEDLGEMKSLRILEAKHTAIRQIPSSTVRLKNLTLLSLKGVKLAHDAIPQDLGSLISLQVLDLGGNNFHTLPSLSGLTKLETLRINDCFNLRTIPDLPTNLKFLYADDCPALETMPNFSEMSNMTELKVSDSPKLIEVPSLDKSLKFMTLIDMSNCTNLTADFGKNILQGWTSCGFGGILLYGNFVPDWFEFVNDDNKVSIVIPPNDDRTFEGLTMCFLHKYSLESNFVFGITIINNTKRTKLQAYLGSGYWDKPSNYNLWHILWQGQLSNDKLKLQSGDKVEVQLSANCYDTSSMRTMVNLVWNKPMKENTHDLDQASYVFDQHPARFYGESSDNYEPSNDYHLRNYIVSDIGVLKDEYLLTCLSLSRHHWKPQGPAVSDRGDQISDPMDEDSLTRLSLALDYSSSTCSGCRIQPQTRPENLPILFQPQGPAVSDRGDQISDPMDEDLLTRLSRSLDHWKPQGPAVSDKGDQISAPMDEDLLTHLSLSIHHWKPQGPTVSDIGGQISDPMDEDLLTLLSLSLDYSSSTCSCNIKSDT; translated from the exons ATGACAGCCCACGAAGCCTCCTCTTCGTCCTCCTCCAAGTCCAAACTCTGGAAGTACAACGTATTCTTGAGCTTCAGGGGTGAAGACACGCGCTATGGCTTCACGAGCCACCTCCACGCGGCATTAAAAGCCAGAGGGTACCAGGTCTTTATTGATGAGGACGATCTACCAAGAGGCgaagaaataaaagagaaactGTTTTGTGCAATCGAAGAGTCGAGGATCTCTGTCATTATCTTCTCAAAGATGTATGCGGATTCGAGTTGGTGTCTTGACGAGCTGGTGAAGATCATGGAGTGTATAGGCAAACTGGGGCGACATGTTTTACCAATATTCTATCACGTTGATCCTTCCCATGTCAGGAAGCAGGACGGAGATTTAGCCGAGGCATTTCAGAAGCACGAAAAGGACATCCGTGAAGAAAAAGATGACAAGAAACGTGAAGCTAAACAAGAAAGGCTAAAGCTGTGGAGAGAGGCTCTCACAAAAGCTGCAAATTTGTCTGGTCACCATCTTAAAATCGCTTACGATGG GGGCGAAGCAaagttcattaaaaaaattattgacgAGAATATTTGTGAATGGCTCACCAACACTAATGAATTACATGTGGCCAAGCACATAGTTGGAATCAATTCTCGCGTTCAAGATATTATTAGTTATCTTTCAAGTGGTGGATCAAATGATGTTCTCATGGTTGGAATTTCGGGGATGGGTGGATTGGGTAAAACAACAGCTGCCAAAGCCATTTATAACCAAATTCATCCTCAGTTTGAATGCAAAAGTTTCCTTGCCGACGTTCGCGATGCTACAAGTAAACATGATCTGGTTTATTtgcaaaaaaaacttatttctgACATCTTGAAAAAGAAGCATGAAATAAGTTGTGTTGATGAAGGTATCGAGTTGATAAGACAACAATTTTCAAATAGAAAGATACTTGTCATCGTGGACAACATAGATAAAGAGGATCAACTGGATGCAATAGTTGGAGGTCATGATTGGTTTGGTCTTGGAAGTAGAATTATCATAACGACACGAGATGAACGTTTACTACTAAATGTGAACAAAACATTTCGGGCTAAGGAAatgaatgaagaagaagctcttgAGCTATTTAGTTGGCATGCCTTTAAAAATAGTTGTCCTAATCAAGGATATCTTGAAGTTTCAGAAAAGATTGTTTCTTATTGTGGAGGTTTACCACTAGCGCTTGAAGTTTTAGGATCTCTTTTGATTAAAAGATCATTGGCAGAGTGGGAATGTCAATTGGAGAAATTGGGAAGATATCCATATGGAAACATTGTAAATCGACTCAGAACAAGCTTTGAAGGGCTAGATACTTTAGAGAAGGCTATATTTCTTGACGtatcttgtttctttattgGAGAGGATAAGGACTATGTCACAAAAATATTAGATCGATGCGGATTTTATGGAACAATAGTAATCAGTGTACTCCGTGAACGATGCCTTATAACTGTTGAGCAGAATAAGTTGAATATGCATGATTTGCTTCGAGAAATGGCCAGAgtaatcatttctgaaaaatctcTTGGTCACCCTGGAAAATGGAGTAGGTTGTGGAACCGTCAAGAGACTGCCGAAGTGTTGAGAAATAAATCT GGAACTGAAGAAGTTGAAGGACTTGCTCTAAATTTCCCTTATCCTTGGCTTCGAAGCTCTAGCATGCCTAGTTTTAGTACAGAAGCATTTGCCAATATGAAGAAACTGAGATTCCTTCATCTCAAATACGTTCAGCTCAATGGAGAATACAAACATCTTCCCAAAGAGTTAATATGGTTGTGTTGGGAAGGATGCCCTTTAAAGTCCATACCAGATGACTTTTTTGACCAACCAAGACTAGTTGTTTTAGATATGCAGTACAGCAATCTGGTACAAGTTTGGGAAGGTTATAAG TTGCTAGAGAGGTTGAAAATCCTGAATCTTAGTCTTTCCCTATCTCTAATTAAATCACCGGACTTTTCACAAGTCCCaaatcttgaagagttgatactGGAAAATTGTAGGAGTTTGTCCGAGATTCACCCCTCCATTGGTCAACTTCAAAAACTTTCTTTGGTGAACCTTAAAGAATGCGAAAAGCTTAGTTCTCTTCCAAGGGATTTCTATAAGTTGAAATCTGTTGAGACTCTTCTTCTTAGTTACTGTTTCGAATTCAGAGAAGTGCATGAGGATTTAGGGGAGATGAAATCATTGAGAATACTTGAAGCAAAGCATACAGCCATAAGACAAATACCATCTTCCACAGTTAGATTGAAGAATCTCACTCTTTTATCCCTAAAAGGTGTGAAATTAGCACATGATGCAATCCCTCAGGATCTTGGGAGTCTAATTTCTTTACAAGTTTTGGATCTTGGAGGGAATAATTTTCATACCCTACCCAGCCTAAGTGGTCTTACaaagcttgaaacattgaggataaATGACTGCTTTAATCTTCGTACAATCCCTGATTTAccaacaaatttgaaatttctgtATGCCGATGATTGCCCTGCATTGGAAACAATGCCCAATTTTTCGGAAATGTCAAATATGACAGAGTTGAAGGTAAGTGATTCGCCCAAACTCATTGAGGTTCCAAGCTTGGATAAGTCATTAAAGTTCATGacattgattgatatgagtaactGCACCAATCTCACAGCTGATTTTGGGAAGAACATCCTACAG GGATGGACTTCGTGCGGATTTGGTGGCATTTTACTCTATGGGAATTTTGTACCTGATTGGTTTGAGTTTGTCAATGATGACAATAAAGTCAGCATTGTTATTCCCCCGAATGATGATCGTACTTTTGAAGGGCTGACTATGTGCTTCTTGCACAAATATTCACTTGAAAGTAATTTTGTATTTGGCATTACTATTATAAATAATACCAAGCGTACTAAGTTGCAGGCTTACTTAGGCAGCGGATATTGGGATAAGCCTTCAAACTATAATCTTTGGCACATACTTTGGCAAGGACAACTATCGAACGATAAGCTCAAATTGCAAAGTGGGGATAAAGTTGAAGTTCAACTTTCAGCAAACTGTTATGATACGTCATCAATGAGAACAATGGTTAATCTAGTGTGGAACAAACCTATGAAGGAAAATACGCATGATTTGGACCAAGCTAGTTATGTTTTTGACCAACATCCAGCTCGGTTCTATGGGGAGTCATCTGATAATTATGAGCCATCTAATGATTATCATCTCAGAAATTACATTG TCAGTGACATTGGAGTTCTAAAGGACGAATATCTTCTTACGTGCCTTTCTTTGTCTCGTCATCATTGGAAGCCACAAGGTCCGGCAGTCAGTGACAGAGGAGATCAGATATCCGACCCAATGGACGAAGATTCTCTTACGCGCCTCTCTTTGGCTCTTGATTATTCATCATCTACTTGTTCAG GTTGTCGTATTCAACCTCAAACTCGTCCTGAGAATCTCCCAATACTCTTCCAGCCACAGGGTCCGGCGGTCAGTGACAGAGGAGATCAAATATCTGACCCAATGGACGAAGATCTTCTTACGCGCCTTTCTCGGTCTCTTGATCATTGGAAGCCACAGGGTCCAGCAGTTAGTGACAAAGGAGATCAGATATCCGCCCCAATGGACGAAGATCTTCTTACGCATCTTTCTTTATCTATTCATCATTGGAAGCCACAAGGTCCGACAGTCAGTGATATAGGAGGTCAGATATCCGACCCAATGGACGAAGATCTTCTTACGCTCCTCTCTTTGTCTCTTGATTATTCATCATCTACTTGTTCATGTAACATTAAGTCGGACACCTGA
- the LOC114827331 gene encoding disease resistance protein RUN1-like isoform X1: MLTNSIFRGEAKFIKKIIDENICEWLTNTNELHVAKHIVGINSRVQDIISYLSSGGSNDVLMVGISGMGGLGKTTAAKAIYNQIHPQFECKSFLADVRDATSKHDLVYLQKKLISDILKKKHEISCVDEGIELIRQQFSNRKILVIVDNIDKEDQLDAIVGGHDWFGLGSRIIITTRDERLLLNVNKTFRAKEMNEEEALELFSWHAFKNSCPNQGYLEVSEKIVSYCGGLPLALEVLGSLLIKRSLAEWECQLEKLGRYPYGNIVNRLRTSFEGLDTLEKAIFLDVSCFFIGEDKDYVTKILDRCGFYGTIVISVLRERCLITVEQNKLNMHDLLREMARVIISEKSLGHPGKWSRLWNRQETAEVLRNKSGTEEVEGLALNFPYPWLRSSSMPSFSTEAFANMKKLRFLHLKYVQLNGEYKHLPKELIWLCWEGCPLKSIPDDFFDQPRLVVLDMQYSNLVQVWEGYKLRSITHDDVLFLFVFGLPLFIYL; this comes from the exons ATGCTTACGAATTCAATTTTCAGGGGCGAAGCAaagttcattaaaaaaattattgacgAGAATATTTGTGAATGGCTCACCAACACTAATGAATTACATGTGGCCAAGCACATAGTTGGAATCAATTCTCGCGTTCAAGATATTATTAGTTATCTTTCAAGTGGTGGATCAAATGATGTTCTCATGGTTGGAATTTCGGGGATGGGTGGATTGGGTAAAACAACAGCTGCCAAAGCCATTTATAACCAAATTCATCCTCAGTTTGAATGCAAAAGTTTCCTTGCCGACGTTCGCGATGCTACAAGTAAACATGATCTGGTTTATTtgcaaaaaaaacttatttctgACATCTTGAAAAAGAAGCATGAAATAAGTTGTGTTGATGAAGGTATCGAGTTGATAAGACAACAATTTTCAAATAGAAAGATACTTGTCATCGTGGACAACATAGATAAAGAGGATCAACTGGATGCAATAGTTGGAGGTCATGATTGGTTTGGTCTTGGAAGTAGAATTATCATAACGACACGAGATGAACGTTTACTACTAAATGTGAACAAAACATTTCGGGCTAAGGAAatgaatgaagaagaagctcttgAGCTATTTAGTTGGCATGCCTTTAAAAATAGTTGTCCTAATCAAGGATATCTTGAAGTTTCAGAAAAGATTGTTTCTTATTGTGGAGGTTTACCACTAGCGCTTGAAGTTTTAGGATCTCTTTTGATTAAAAGATCATTGGCAGAGTGGGAATGTCAATTGGAGAAATTGGGAAGATATCCATATGGAAACATTGTAAATCGACTCAGAACAAGCTTTGAAGGGCTAGATACTTTAGAGAAGGCTATATTTCTTGACGtatcttgtttctttattgGAGAGGATAAGGACTATGTCACAAAAATATTAGATCGATGCGGATTTTATGGAACAATAGTAATCAGTGTACTCCGTGAACGATGCCTTATAACTGTTGAGCAGAATAAGTTGAATATGCATGATTTGCTTCGAGAAATGGCCAGAgtaatcatttctgaaaaatctcTTGGTCACCCTGGAAAATGGAGTAGGTTGTGGAACCGTCAAGAGACTGCCGAAGTGTTGAGAAATAAATCT GGAACTGAAGAAGTTGAAGGACTTGCTCTAAATTTCCCTTATCCTTGGCTTCGAAGCTCTAGCATGCCTAGTTTTAGTACAGAAGCATTTGCCAATATGAAGAAACTGAGATTCCTTCATCTCAAATACGTTCAGCTCAATGGAGAATACAAACATCTTCCCAAAGAGTTAATATGGTTGTGTTGGGAAGGATGCCCTTTAAAGTCCATACCAGATGACTTTTTTGACCAACCAAGACTAGTTGTTTTAGATATGCAGTACAGCAATCTGGTACAAGTTTGGGAAGGTTATAAGTTACGATCAATTACACATGATGATGTTTTGTTCctatttgtttttggattacctttatttatttatttatga
- the LOC114827331 gene encoding disease resistance protein RUN1-like isoform X2, with the protein MLTNSIFRGEAKFIKKIIDENICEWLTNTNELHVAKHIVGINSRVQDIISYLSSGGSNDVLMVGISGMGGLGKTTAAKAIYNQIHPQFECKSFLADVRDATSKHDLVYLQKKLISDILKKKHEISCVDEGIELIRQQFSNRKILVIVDNIDKEDQLDAIVGGHDWFGLGSRIIITTRDERLLLNVNKTFRAKEMNEEEALELFSWHAFKNSCPNQGYLEVSEKIVSYCGGLPLALEVLGSLLIKRSLAEWECQLEKLGRYPYGNIVNRLRTSFEGLDTLEKAIFLDVSCFFIGEDKDYVTKILDRCGFYGTIVISVLRERCLITVEQNKLNMHDLLREMARVIISEKSLGHPGKWSRLWNRQETAEVLRNKSVIFVTSHIDQRRGGDVPYMYMPTSI; encoded by the exons ATGCTTACGAATTCAATTTTCAGGGGCGAAGCAaagttcattaaaaaaattattgacgAGAATATTTGTGAATGGCTCACCAACACTAATGAATTACATGTGGCCAAGCACATAGTTGGAATCAATTCTCGCGTTCAAGATATTATTAGTTATCTTTCAAGTGGTGGATCAAATGATGTTCTCATGGTTGGAATTTCGGGGATGGGTGGATTGGGTAAAACAACAGCTGCCAAAGCCATTTATAACCAAATTCATCCTCAGTTTGAATGCAAAAGTTTCCTTGCCGACGTTCGCGATGCTACAAGTAAACATGATCTGGTTTATTtgcaaaaaaaacttatttctgACATCTTGAAAAAGAAGCATGAAATAAGTTGTGTTGATGAAGGTATCGAGTTGATAAGACAACAATTTTCAAATAGAAAGATACTTGTCATCGTGGACAACATAGATAAAGAGGATCAACTGGATGCAATAGTTGGAGGTCATGATTGGTTTGGTCTTGGAAGTAGAATTATCATAACGACACGAGATGAACGTTTACTACTAAATGTGAACAAAACATTTCGGGCTAAGGAAatgaatgaagaagaagctcttgAGCTATTTAGTTGGCATGCCTTTAAAAATAGTTGTCCTAATCAAGGATATCTTGAAGTTTCAGAAAAGATTGTTTCTTATTGTGGAGGTTTACCACTAGCGCTTGAAGTTTTAGGATCTCTTTTGATTAAAAGATCATTGGCAGAGTGGGAATGTCAATTGGAGAAATTGGGAAGATATCCATATGGAAACATTGTAAATCGACTCAGAACAAGCTTTGAAGGGCTAGATACTTTAGAGAAGGCTATATTTCTTGACGtatcttgtttctttattgGAGAGGATAAGGACTATGTCACAAAAATATTAGATCGATGCGGATTTTATGGAACAATAGTAATCAGTGTACTCCGTGAACGATGCCTTATAACTGTTGAGCAGAATAAGTTGAATATGCATGATTTGCTTCGAGAAATGGCCAGAgtaatcatttctgaaaaatctcTTGGTCACCCTGGAAAATGGAGTAGGTTGTGGAACCGTCAAGAGACTGCCGAAGTGTTGAGAAATAAATCT GTGatttttgtaacatcccacatcgaccaacggagagggggtgatgtgccttatatgtacatgcccacctccatataa